A genome region from Choloepus didactylus isolate mChoDid1 chromosome 14, mChoDid1.pri, whole genome shotgun sequence includes the following:
- the LOC119509353 gene encoding myelin P2 protein isoform X1 has translation MSNRFLGTWKLVSSEHFDDYMKALGVGLATRKLGNLAKPSMIISKKGDIITIRTESTFKNTEISFKLGQEFEETTADNRKTKSIVTLERGSLNQVQKWDGKETTIKRKLMDGKMIVECKMKGVVCTRIYEKV, from the exons ATGAGCAACAGATTCCTGGGCACATGGAAACTGGTCTCCAGTGAGCACTTTGATGATTACATGAAAGCTCTGG GGGTGGGGTTAGCCACCAGAAAATTGGGAAATTTGGCCAAACCCAGCATGATCATCAGCAAGAAAGGGGATATTATAACTATAAGAACTGAAAGTACCTTTAAAAATACAGAGATCTCCTTCAAATTAGGTCAGGAATTTGAAGAAACTACAGCAGATAACAGGAAAACAAAG AGCATTGTCACCTTGGAGAGAGGTTCATTGAATCAAGTACAGAAATGGGATGGCAAAGAGACGACAATAAAGAGAAAGTTGATGGATGGGAAAATGATAGTG gaATGTAAGATGAAGGGTGTGGTCTGCACCAGAATCTATGAGAAGGTCTGA
- the LOC119509353 gene encoding uncharacterized protein LOC119509353 isoform X2, whose protein sequence is MSNRFLGTWKLVSSEHFDDYMKALEHCHLGERFIESSTEMGWQRDDNKEKVDGWENDSGM, encoded by the exons ATGAGCAACAGATTCCTGGGCACATGGAAACTGGTCTCCAGTGAGCACTTTGATGATTACATGAAAGCTCTGG AGCATTGTCACCTTGGAGAGAGGTTCATTGAATCAAGTACAGAAATGGGATGGCAAAGAGACGACAATAAAGAGAAAGTTGATGGATGGGAAAATGATAGTG gaATGTAA
- the LOC119509356 gene encoding fatty acid-binding protein 9-like, with product MAEPFLGTWKMLSCENWTKMFCFLCLTGVSLNVQKMVASMKPILHIGANGDKLYFKTESSFKPATICFKLGQEFDETTEGNKKVKSIVTLDNGSMIQVQKWLDKETTIKREVVDEKMVEKYTKNNVVSTRIYEKM from the exons ATGGCTGAGCCATTCCTGGGAACCTGGAAGATGCTCTCCTGTGAAAACTGGACT AAgatgttttgttttctctgcctTACAGGAGTGAGTCTGAATGTCCAGAAAATGGTAGCATCCATGAAACCAATTCTCCATATTGGTGCCAATGGAGATAAGCTGTACTTCAAAACAGAAAGTTCTTTCAAGCCTGCTACTATTTGCTTCAAGCTGGGGCAAGAATTTGATGAAACCACAGAAGGCAACAAGAAAGTGAAG AGCATCGTAACATTAGATAATGGCTCAATGATTCAGGTCCAAAAATGGCTCGACAAGGAGACAACCATCAAAAGAGAAGTTGTAGATGAAAAAATGGTAGAG AAATATACCAAGAATAATGTTGTCAGCACTAGAATCTATGAAAAGATGTGA